The Lysobacter panacisoli genome includes a window with the following:
- a CDS encoding sensor histidine kinase, with protein sequence MREIMAHGLPRKIKLAFITQALIGSIVITVGILLTGVIVRQKVVEKRVEQEARAFWDAYGRDPNHRMPSSSTMSSYVVIPGVAGPALPDELRGVTGNGVQRLRDSGRLVYVDRRPQGTLYLVFSAWLADQSVLLTGLVSLVLSLVTSGVLIWLTYRTSKRLVTPVSWLANQVAHWDPRDPDASAIAPAHLPPDAGDEVRKLSRALTGLSQRVGDFVQRERNFTRDASHELRTPLTVIRVATDLMLADPDNSPRAQRSLARVQQAGRDMESVIEAFLILAREADVAPQSEEFEVRDIVAAEVDRVRPLLADRPVTLSVHDEGSPRLVAPPHVLRVMVSNLLGNAVRFTESGNIDVRLMPDRVVIRDSGIGMSPEILAKAFDPFFRGDHTESDGKGMGLSIVRRLGERFGWPVSLASAPGQGTTAVIRFSR encoded by the coding sequence GTGCGCGAGATCATGGCGCACGGACTTCCGCGCAAGATCAAACTTGCCTTCATCACGCAAGCACTGATCGGCAGCATCGTGATCACGGTGGGCATCCTGCTCACCGGCGTCATCGTGCGCCAGAAGGTCGTGGAGAAGCGGGTCGAGCAGGAGGCACGTGCCTTCTGGGACGCCTATGGCCGCGATCCGAACCATCGCATGCCCAGCAGCTCGACCATGTCGAGCTACGTGGTGATCCCCGGCGTCGCTGGGCCCGCGTTGCCGGACGAGCTGCGCGGCGTCACCGGCAACGGCGTGCAACGCCTGCGCGACAGCGGTCGGCTGGTGTACGTGGACCGCCGCCCGCAGGGCACGCTGTACCTGGTGTTCTCGGCGTGGCTCGCCGACCAGTCGGTGCTGCTGACCGGGCTGGTATCGCTGGTGCTGTCGCTGGTGACCAGCGGCGTGCTGATCTGGCTGACGTATCGCACCTCGAAGCGACTGGTGACACCGGTCTCCTGGCTGGCCAACCAGGTCGCGCACTGGGATCCGCGCGACCCCGATGCCAGCGCCATCGCGCCCGCACACCTGCCGCCGGACGCGGGCGACGAAGTGCGAAAACTCTCGCGTGCGTTGACCGGCTTGTCGCAACGCGTGGGCGATTTCGTCCAGCGCGAGCGCAACTTCACCCGCGACGCGAGCCACGAACTGCGCACGCCGCTGACGGTGATCCGCGTCGCCACCGACCTGATGCTGGCCGATCCCGACAACAGCCCGCGCGCGCAGCGATCGCTGGCGCGCGTCCAGCAGGCCGGCCGCGACATGGAATCGGTGATCGAGGCCTTCCTGATCCTCGCGCGCGAAGCCGACGTGGCACCGCAGAGCGAGGAGTTCGAGGTACGCGACATCGTCGCCGCCGAAGTCGATCGCGTGCGTCCGCTGCTTGCCGATCGTCCGGTGACACTGAGCGTGCACGACGAGGGCTCGCCGCGTCTGGTGGCGCCGCCGCACGTGTTGCGTGTGATGGTCAGCAACCTGCTCGGCAACGCGGTGCGCTTCACCGAAAGCGGCAACATCGACGTGCGCCTGATGCCCGACCGCGTGGTGATCCGCGACAGCGGCATCGGCATGTCGCCGGAAATCCTGGCCAAGGCCTTCGATCCGTTCTTCCGCGGTGACCACACCGAAAGCGACGGCAAGGGCATGGGGTTGTCGATCGTGCGCCGGCTCGGCGAGCGCTTCGGCTGGCCGGTGAGCCTGGCCAGCGCGCCGGGGCAGGGCACCACCGCGGTGATCCGCTTCTCGCGCTGA
- a CDS encoding response regulator transcription factor, producing the protein MQGTSTRDGGLVLIVEDNRNISEMVGEYLEGRGFEVDYASDGLDGYRLATENNYDVIVLDLMLPRMDGVELCKKLREEARKSTPVLMLTARDTLDEKLTGLGAGADDYLTKPFAIQELEARLRALIRRERRQVGGEVLKVADLVLDPASLRVTRGGSELQLSPIGLRLLTILMRESPRVVSRQEIEREIWGNGLPDSDTLRSHLYNLRKTIDKPFDKQLLHTVQSAGYRVADISQPPD; encoded by the coding sequence ATGCAGGGCACCAGTACTAGGGACGGCGGGCTGGTCCTCATTGTCGAGGACAACCGCAACATCTCGGAAATGGTCGGCGAATACCTCGAAGGACGCGGCTTCGAGGTGGACTACGCCAGCGATGGCCTCGACGGCTACCGCCTGGCGACCGAAAACAACTACGACGTGATCGTGCTCGACCTCATGCTGCCGCGCATGGATGGCGTCGAGCTGTGCAAGAAGCTGCGCGAGGAAGCGCGCAAGTCGACGCCGGTGCTGATGCTCACGGCGCGCGACACGCTCGACGAGAAGCTCACCGGCCTGGGGGCGGGCGCCGACGACTACCTCACCAAACCCTTTGCGATCCAGGAACTGGAAGCGCGCCTGCGCGCCCTGATCCGTCGCGAACGCCGCCAGGTCGGCGGCGAGGTGCTCAAGGTCGCCGACCTCGTGCTCGATCCGGCCAGCCTGCGCGTGACCCGCGGTGGCAGCGAGCTGCAACTTTCGCCGATCGGCCTGCGCCTGCTCACCATCCTGATGCGCGAATCGCCGCGCGTGGTCAGCCGCCAGGAAATCGAACGCGAGATCTGGGGCAACGGCCTGCCCGATTCGGACACGTTGCGCAGCCACCTCTACAACCTGCGCAAGACGATCGACAAGCCGTTCGACAAGCAACTGCTGCATACGGTGCAAAGCGCGGGGTACCGGGTTGCGGACATTTCACAGCCGCCGGACTAG
- a CDS encoding DMT family protein, with translation MPVERFYPILLLLGSNIFMTFAWYGHLRYKTAPLAVAIFASWGIAFFEYCLMVPANRMGSAVYSAPQLKGMQEVITLLVFAGFSAWYLDQPLKWNHWAGFALIVVAAWLIFLD, from the coding sequence ATGCCCGTCGAACGCTTCTACCCGATCCTGCTGCTGCTCGGCTCCAACATCTTCATGACCTTCGCCTGGTACGGCCACCTGCGCTACAAGACGGCGCCGCTGGCGGTGGCGATCTTCGCCAGCTGGGGCATCGCCTTCTTCGAATACTGCCTGATGGTGCCGGCCAACCGCATGGGCAGCGCGGTGTATTCGGCCCCGCAGCTCAAGGGCATGCAGGAGGTCATCACGTTGCTGGTGTTCGCCGGCTTCTCCGCCTGGTACCTCGACCAGCCGCTGAAGTGGAACCACTGGGCCGGGTTCGCCCTGATCGTGGTCGCGGCGTGGCTGATCTTCCTCGACTGA
- a CDS encoding DUF962 domain-containing protein, with amino-acid sequence MKRFASFREFYPFYLSEHSHRTSRRLHFIGSCGVLVLVAVAIARGNAWWLLAALLCGYGFAWVGHFFFEKNRPATFKYPFYSFAGDWVMFKDILSGKLKF; translated from the coding sequence ATGAAACGCTTCGCCAGCTTCCGCGAGTTCTATCCGTTCTACCTCAGCGAACACAGCCATCGCACCAGCCGGCGTCTGCATTTCATCGGCAGCTGCGGCGTGCTGGTGCTGGTCGCCGTCGCGATCGCGCGCGGCAACGCATGGTGGTTGCTGGCGGCGCTGCTGTGCGGCTACGGCTTCGCCTGGGTCGGCCACTTCTTCTTCGAGAAGAACCGCCCGGCGACCTTCAAGTACCCGTTCTATTCGTTCGCCGGCGACTGGGTGATGTTCAAGGACATCCTCAGCGGGAAGCTGAAGTTCTAG
- the mazG gene encoding nucleoside triphosphate pyrophosphohydrolase, whose amino-acid sequence MSDHDIGRLLQIMARLRDPQGGCPWDLEQDFSTIAPYTIEEAYEVADAIDRGDLDDLKDELGDLLLQVVFHAQMAREQGAFGFGDVVAAISDKMVRRHPHVFGASTEAVEDAQAQTVAWEEHKRREREANGHEDRSALAGIARGLPEWQRAVKLQKRAARVGFDWPDVTPVIAKLHEEIDEVRVEFAALDADPGDAGARDRLEDEIGDVLFVCANLARHAKVDVGAAMRRANLKFERRFRAMEALADAEGGTLSALSLDEQDRLWDRAKAAEKG is encoded by the coding sequence ATGAGCGACCACGACATCGGCCGCCTGCTCCAGATCATGGCCCGCCTGCGCGATCCGCAGGGCGGTTGCCCGTGGGATCTGGAGCAGGACTTTTCGACCATTGCGCCGTACACGATCGAGGAAGCCTACGAGGTCGCCGACGCGATCGACCGCGGCGACCTGGACGATCTGAAGGACGAACTGGGCGACCTGCTGTTGCAGGTGGTGTTCCATGCGCAGATGGCGCGCGAGCAGGGCGCATTCGGATTCGGCGACGTGGTCGCCGCGATCAGCGACAAGATGGTGCGCCGCCATCCGCACGTGTTCGGCGCGTCCACGGAAGCGGTCGAGGACGCGCAGGCACAGACCGTGGCGTGGGAAGAACACAAGCGCCGCGAGCGCGAAGCCAACGGGCACGAGGATCGCTCCGCGCTGGCCGGCATCGCGCGCGGTCTGCCCGAATGGCAGCGTGCGGTGAAGCTGCAGAAGCGCGCCGCGCGCGTGGGCTTCGACTGGCCCGACGTGACGCCGGTGATCGCCAAGCTGCACGAGGAGATCGACGAGGTGCGCGTGGAGTTCGCCGCGCTCGACGCCGATCCCGGCGACGCGGGCGCGCGCGACCGGCTCGAGGACGAGATCGGCGACGTGCTGTTCGTCTGCGCCAACCTGGCACGGCACGCGAAGGTCGATGTCGGCGCGGCGATGCGTCGCGCCAACCTCAAGTTCGAACGCCGTTTCCGCGCGATGGAAGCGCTGGCCGATGCCGAGGGGGGCACGCTGTCGGCGTTGTCGCTGGACGAGCAGGACCGGCTGTGGGATCGCGCCAAGGCGGCCGAGAAGGGCTGA
- the cysQ gene encoding 3'(2'),5'-bisphosphate nucleotidase CysQ, which translates to MAEDAAGMIPHALREDVIALAQDAAAAILGIYDSDFAVEHKDDDSPLTAADLAAHRCIVDGLARITPDIPVLSEESAHEVSTAQRRQWSRLWLVDPLDGTREFVKRNGEFTVNIALIEDGVAVFGVVQAPVTGTLWHGGATLGGFRRENGTETALRVRAPASAPLRVAASRSHRDTRTQAFIDRMGATEPVGLGSSLKFCRLADGGLDVYPRFGPTSEWDTAAGQCVLEGAGGAVLDPHGRPFRYNQRDRILNGDFIALGDTALPWRQWMGETDWHTP; encoded by the coding sequence ATGGCTGAGGACGCAGCCGGCATGATCCCGCACGCGCTCCGCGAAGACGTCATCGCCCTCGCGCAGGACGCGGCGGCCGCGATCCTGGGCATCTACGACAGCGACTTCGCGGTCGAGCACAAGGACGACGATTCGCCGCTCACCGCCGCCGACCTCGCCGCGCACCGCTGCATCGTCGATGGGCTGGCGCGCATCACCCCGGACATCCCGGTGCTGTCGGAGGAATCCGCGCACGAGGTGTCGACCGCACAGCGCCGGCAATGGTCGCGGCTGTGGCTGGTGGATCCGCTCGACGGCACGCGCGAGTTCGTCAAGCGCAACGGCGAGTTCACCGTGAACATCGCGCTGATCGAGGACGGCGTGGCCGTGTTCGGCGTCGTGCAGGCGCCGGTGACCGGCACGCTCTGGCACGGCGGCGCGACGCTCGGCGGATTCCGCCGCGAGAACGGCACCGAAACCGCGCTGCGCGTGCGCGCGCCGGCGTCAGCGCCCCTGCGCGTCGCCGCCAGCCGCTCGCACCGCGATACGCGCACGCAGGCCTTCATCGACCGCATGGGCGCGACCGAACCGGTCGGGCTCGGCTCGTCGCTGAAGTTCTGCCGGCTCGCCGACGGCGGGCTCGACGTGTACCCGCGTTTCGGTCCGACCAGCGAATGGGACACCGCCGCCGGCCAATGCGTGCTGGAAGGTGCGGGCGGCGCGGTGCTCGACCCGCACGGCCGCCCATTCCGTTACAACCAGCGCGACCGCATCCTCAACGGCGACTTCATCGCGCTGGGCGATACGGCGCTGCCGTGGCGGCAGTGGATGGGCGAGACCGACTGGCACACGCCGTGA
- the nudE gene encoding ADP compounds hydrolase NudE — protein sequence MSRRLPTIHRITEHDAGPYRLERLDLEFANGERRHYERLHGRGHGAVVVVPMLDADTVLLVREYAAGVHRYELGLVKGRIDAGETPEQAADRELKEEAGYGARDITVLRALTLAPTYMSHQAHLVLARDLYPERLPGDEPEELEVVPWKLDDLHQLILREDFSEGRSIAALFIAREWLRTQPA from the coding sequence ATGTCCCGTCGCCTGCCCACGATCCACCGCATCACCGAGCACGACGCCGGCCCGTACCGGCTCGAACGCCTCGACCTGGAGTTCGCCAACGGCGAGCGCCGCCACTACGAGCGGCTGCACGGCCGCGGCCACGGCGCGGTGGTGGTGGTGCCGATGCTGGACGCGGACACCGTGCTGCTGGTGCGGGAATACGCAGCCGGCGTTCATCGTTACGAGCTGGGCCTGGTGAAGGGCCGCATCGACGCGGGCGAAACGCCGGAGCAGGCCGCCGACCGCGAACTGAAGGAAGAAGCCGGCTACGGCGCGCGCGACATCACCGTGCTGCGCGCGCTGACGCTCGCGCCGACCTACATGAGCCACCAGGCGCACCTGGTGTTGGCACGCGATCTGTATCCCGAGCGCCTGCCCGGCGACGAACCGGAGGAGCTCGAAGTGGTGCCGTGGAAGCTAGACGACCTGCACCAGCTGATCCTGCGCGAGGACTTCTCCGAAGGCCGCAGCATCGCCGCGCTGTTCATCGCCCGCGAATGGCTGAGGACGCAGCCGGCATGA
- the bioA gene encoding adenosylmethionine--8-amino-7-oxononanoate transaminase, with the protein MITNVGVDADAWRARDLDVLWHPCTQMREHLDGHTLPLLPVARGEGAWLIGPDGRRTLDAISSWWTNLFGHAEPRIAAAIARQANTLEHVILAGCSHAPAVELAERLLKIAPREIGREPLAKVFYADNGSAGVEVALKMAFHWFRNRGVEGRTKFIALDNGYHGETLGALAVGDIPLYRRVYAPLLAEALFAPSPDAYLREPGETPADRARRAADGLRELLERHAGEVCALILEPRVQCAGGMRMHDPLYLTLARELCDEHGVFLIADEIAVGFGRTGTLFASEQSAVQPDLMCLSKGLTGGALPLAAVLATQTIYDGFLDASREKAFLHSHSYTGNPLACAAALASLDILERDDVIVRNRNTSARMASLAAPLMDHPHVADVRQAGMIVAFELARDGRARTPFDPSERIGLRAYRAALQRGVLLRPLGDVLYWMPPYCIDEDALQLLARTTRESIDHAIAEANACA; encoded by the coding sequence ATGATAACGAACGTCGGCGTCGATGCAGACGCCTGGCGCGCGCGCGACCTCGACGTCCTCTGGCACCCGTGCACGCAGATGCGCGAGCACCTCGACGGCCACACCCTGCCCCTGCTCCCGGTCGCCCGCGGCGAAGGCGCGTGGCTCATAGGCCCGGACGGCCGGCGCACGCTGGACGCCATCAGCAGCTGGTGGACCAACCTGTTCGGCCACGCCGAGCCGCGCATCGCCGCCGCCATCGCCCGCCAGGCGAACACGCTGGAACACGTGATCCTCGCCGGCTGCTCGCATGCGCCGGCGGTGGAACTGGCCGAGCGGCTGCTCAAGATCGCGCCGCGCGAGATCGGCCGCGAACCGCTGGCCAAGGTCTTCTACGCCGACAACGGTTCGGCCGGCGTGGAAGTCGCACTGAAGATGGCCTTCCACTGGTTCCGCAATCGCGGCGTCGAGGGTCGCACCAAGTTCATCGCGCTCGACAACGGCTACCACGGCGAAACGCTGGGCGCGCTCGCGGTCGGCGACATCCCGCTGTATCGCCGCGTGTACGCGCCGCTGCTCGCCGAGGCGCTGTTCGCGCCCTCGCCCGATGCCTACCTGCGCGAACCCGGCGAAACCCCGGCCGATCGCGCACGCCGCGCCGCCGACGGCCTGCGCGAACTGCTCGAACGCCACGCCGGTGAAGTCTGCGCGCTGATCCTGGAGCCGCGCGTGCAGTGCGCCGGCGGCATGCGCATGCACGACCCGCTGTACCTGACGCTGGCACGCGAACTGTGCGACGAGCACGGCGTGTTCCTGATCGCCGACGAGATCGCCGTCGGCTTCGGCCGCACCGGCACGCTGTTCGCGAGCGAACAGTCGGCCGTGCAGCCGGACCTGATGTGCCTGTCGAAGGGACTCACCGGCGGCGCGCTGCCGCTGGCCGCGGTGCTGGCGACGCAGACCATCTACGACGGCTTCCTTGACGCCTCACGCGAGAAGGCCTTCCTGCATTCGCACAGCTACACCGGCAATCCGCTGGCGTGCGCGGCGGCACTGGCGTCGCTGGACATCCTCGAACGCGACGACGTCATCGTCCGCAATCGCAACACGTCCGCGCGGATGGCATCGCTCGCAGCGCCACTGATGGACCACCCGCATGTCGCCGACGTACGCCAGGCCGGCATGATCGTCGCGTTCGAACTCGCCCGCGACGGCCGCGCTCGCACGCCGTTCGATCCGTCCGAACGCATCGGCCTGCGCGCCTACCGTGCCGCCCTGCAGCGCGGCGTGCTGCTGCGTCCGCTCGGCGACGTGCTGTACTGGATGCCGCCGTACTGCATCGACGAGGACGCGCTGCAGCTGCTCGCGCGCACCACGCGCGAATCCATCGACCACGCCATCGCCGAGGCGAACGCATGCGCCTGA
- a CDS encoding 16S rRNA (uracil(1498)-N(3))-methyltransferase, whose product MRLTRVHVEQPLRAGSETALPESAAAHLVRVLRLGVGDACVLFNGDGHDYAARIVAANKRELRVAVESVAPVERESPLQLVLLQGVARGEKMDLILQKATELGAAAFHPLWSQRSEVKLDEARAEKRLAHWRSVVSSACEQSGRAQVPAVAAPLSLTATLATLPAGGLRLILDPEGELAFDTLTVDADAPVYLAIGPEGGWSDLDREQLRAAGFRGLRLGPRILRTETAGLAAIAALQARFGDLA is encoded by the coding sequence ATGCGCCTGACCCGCGTCCACGTCGAACAACCGCTGCGCGCCGGCAGCGAGACCGCCCTGCCCGAAAGCGCGGCCGCCCACCTCGTACGCGTGCTGCGCCTGGGCGTGGGCGATGCCTGCGTGCTGTTCAACGGCGACGGCCACGATTACGCCGCACGCATCGTCGCGGCGAACAAGCGCGAACTGCGCGTGGCCGTGGAGTCGGTCGCACCGGTCGAACGCGAATCGCCGCTGCAGCTGGTGTTGCTGCAGGGCGTCGCGCGCGGCGAGAAGATGGACCTGATCCTGCAGAAGGCGACCGAACTCGGCGCCGCCGCGTTCCATCCGTTGTGGTCGCAGCGCAGCGAGGTGAAGCTCGATGAAGCGCGCGCGGAAAAGCGCCTGGCGCACTGGCGCAGCGTGGTGTCGTCGGCCTGCGAACAGAGCGGCCGCGCGCAGGTACCGGCCGTCGCGGCACCGCTGTCGTTGACCGCGACGCTGGCCACGCTGCCCGCTGGCGGCCTGCGCCTGATCCTCGATCCGGAAGGCGAACTCGCCTTCGACACGCTCACGGTGGATGCGGACGCACCCGTGTACCTCGCCATCGGCCCGGAAGGCGGCTGGTCCGACCTCGACCGCGAACAGCTGCGCGCCGCGGGTTTCCGCGGCCTGCGCCTGGGCCCGCGCATCCTGCGCACCGAAACCGCGGGGCTCGCGGCGATCGCGGCGCTGCAGGCGAGGTTCGGCGACCTCGCCTGA
- the adhP gene encoding alcohol dehydrogenase AdhP, whose product MDRTMKAAVVRAFGKPLVIEEVPVPKPGPGDVLVKIEACGVCHTDLHAAEGDWPVKPSPPFIPGHEGVGHVVAVGAGVSHVKEGDRVGVPWLYSACGYCEHCLGGWETLCEQQRNTGYSVNGGFAQYTLADAGYVGHLPKGIGFVEIAPVLCAGVTVYKGLKMTDTRPGDWVVISGIGGLGHMAVQYAKAMGLNVAAVDVDDDKLDFARRLGATATVNALTTDPAAFLKKEIGGAHGALVTAVSPKAFEQALGMLRRRGTMSLVGLPPGSFPLDIFGIVLNGITVRGSIVGTRLDLQESLEFAAQGKVAATVAAEKLENINDIFARMHKGEIEGRIVLDMAA is encoded by the coding sequence ATGGACAGGACCATGAAGGCCGCGGTGGTGCGCGCATTCGGCAAGCCGCTGGTGATTGAGGAAGTCCCGGTGCCGAAGCCCGGACCCGGCGACGTGCTGGTGAAGATCGAGGCCTGTGGCGTGTGCCATACCGACCTGCACGCGGCCGAAGGCGACTGGCCGGTAAAGCCGTCGCCGCCGTTCATTCCGGGCCACGAAGGCGTGGGCCACGTGGTCGCGGTCGGTGCCGGCGTCAGCCACGTCAAGGAGGGCGATCGCGTCGGCGTGCCCTGGTTGTATTCGGCCTGCGGCTATTGCGAACACTGCCTGGGCGGCTGGGAGACGTTGTGCGAACAGCAGCGCAACACCGGCTATTCGGTCAATGGCGGTTTCGCGCAGTACACGCTGGCCGACGCCGGCTACGTTGGTCATCTGCCCAAGGGGATCGGCTTCGTCGAGATCGCGCCGGTGCTGTGCGCCGGCGTCACCGTCTACAAGGGCCTGAAGATGACCGACACCCGTCCCGGCGACTGGGTGGTGATCTCCGGCATCGGCGGCCTCGGCCACATGGCGGTGCAGTACGCGAAGGCGATGGGCCTGAACGTGGCCGCGGTCGACGTGGACGACGACAAGCTCGATTTCGCGCGGCGCCTGGGCGCCACCGCCACCGTCAACGCACTCACCACCGACCCGGCTGCGTTCCTCAAGAAGGAGATCGGCGGGGCGCATGGCGCGCTGGTCACGGCGGTGTCGCCGAAGGCATTCGAGCAGGCGCTGGGAATGCTGCGGCGTCGCGGCACGATGTCGCTGGTGGGCCTGCCGCCGGGCAGCTTCCCGCTGGACATCTTCGGCATCGTGCTCAACGGCATCACGGTGCGCGGTTCGATCGTCGGCACCCGGCTGGACCTGCAGGAATCGCTGGAGTTCGCCGCGCAGGGCAAGGTGGCGGCCACCGTTGCCGCCGAGAAGCTGGAGAACATCAACGACATCTTCGCCCGCATGCACAAGGGCGAGATCGAAGGTCGAATCGTCCTCGACATGGCCGCCTAG
- a CDS encoding acyltransferase family protein, translating into MSPAAARYASVDALRGVTVAAMLLVNNPGDWSHVYAPLLHAQWHGCTPTDLIFPMFLFIVGVSIALALTPRVERGDDIHLLSRTVLVRAARIVGLGLLLHLCALWAFDLPHYRVMGVLQRIGLCFAVVGLIALHAKPRVQWVAIAALLLGYAALLAAGGSYEPFVNLASRIDHALLGAHVYQLDPASGRGHDPEGLVSTLGALATTLLGVRAGDWLRRGDVRALWIAGAIAMALGLAWSWWQPLNKNLWTPSYVLWTGGIACWVLAAFHLLIDRRGWPALGRAFGVNAIAAYAGSAFMLYALAAAGWLEPLYRHGFADWMTPRFGPYLPSLAYALCFVALWWVVMRVLDARRVYFKI; encoded by the coding sequence TTGAGCCCCGCGGCGGCGCGATACGCTTCCGTCGACGCCCTGCGCGGCGTCACCGTCGCCGCCATGCTGCTGGTCAACAACCCGGGCGACTGGTCGCATGTGTATGCGCCGCTGCTGCATGCGCAGTGGCACGGCTGCACGCCGACCGACCTCATCTTCCCGATGTTCCTCTTCATCGTCGGCGTGTCGATCGCGCTGGCGCTGACGCCGCGCGTGGAGCGCGGCGACGACATCCATCTGTTGTCGCGCACGGTGCTGGTGCGCGCCGCGCGCATCGTCGGGCTTGGCCTGCTGTTGCACCTGTGCGCACTGTGGGCGTTCGATCTGCCGCACTACCGCGTCATGGGTGTGCTGCAACGCATCGGCCTGTGCTTTGCGGTGGTGGGGCTGATCGCGCTGCATGCGAAGCCACGCGTGCAGTGGGTCGCGATCGCCGCGCTGCTGCTGGGCTATGCCGCACTGCTCGCGGCCGGCGGCTCCTACGAACCCTTCGTCAACCTCGCCAGCCGCATCGACCATGCGTTGCTCGGCGCGCACGTGTACCAGCTCGATCCGGCGAGCGGTCGCGGCCATGATCCCGAAGGCCTGGTGAGCACGCTCGGTGCACTCGCGACGACGCTGCTCGGCGTGCGCGCGGGCGACTGGTTGCGCCGCGGCGACGTGCGCGCGTTGTGGATCGCCGGTGCGATCGCGATGGCGCTGGGACTGGCGTGGTCGTGGTGGCAGCCGTTGAACAAGAACCTGTGGACGCCGTCGTACGTGCTGTGGACGGGCGGGATCGCGTGCTGGGTGTTGGCCGCGTTCCATCTGCTCATCGACCGGCGCGGCTGGCCCGCGCTGGGCCGCGCGTTCGGCGTCAACGCGATCGCCGCGTACGCGGGTTCGGCATTCATGCTCTACGCACTCGCGGCCGCGGGTTGGCTGGAACCGCTCTACCGCCACGGTTTCGCCGACTGGATGACGCCGCGCTTCGGTCCGTACCTGCCGTCGCTGGCCTATGCGCTGTGTTTCGTCGCCCTGTGGTGGGTCGTGATGCGCGTGCTCGACGCGCGGCGGGTCTACTTCAAGATCTGA
- a CDS encoding chemotaxis protein CheW has translation MVNPNSEQTQGTENDIRGVLIQVAGGRLLLPNATIAEVLSYAEPDLVAGAPDWLLGRMRWRGWQLPLVAFARLAGLASERGGLGSKVVVLRALNGNARAPYFALLTQGFPRLVTVSREALMVVEDTNPLPNGVQARVLLNEDAAFLPDLGAIEEQIGAALAQAA, from the coding sequence ATGGTTAATCCGAATTCCGAGCAGACCCAGGGCACCGAGAACGACATCCGCGGGGTGTTGATCCAGGTCGCCGGCGGCCGCCTGCTGCTGCCCAACGCCACCATCGCCGAAGTGCTGTCGTACGCCGAACCCGACCTCGTAGCCGGCGCACCCGACTGGCTGCTCGGCCGCATGCGCTGGCGCGGCTGGCAGCTCCCGCTGGTCGCGTTCGCGCGTCTGGCCGGACTGGCCAGCGAGCGCGGCGGCCTCGGTAGCAAGGTGGTCGTGCTGCGCGCGCTGAACGGCAATGCGCGCGCACCGTACTTCGCGCTGCTGACCCAGGGCTTCCCGCGCCTGGTGACGGTGTCGCGCGAAGCGCTGATGGTCGTGGAAGACACCAATCCGCTGCCCAACGGCGTGCAGGCACGCGTGCTGCTCAACGAGGACGCGGCGTTCCTGCCGGACCTGGGCGCCATCGAAGAACAGATCGGCGCCGCGCTGGCGCAGGCGGCTTGA